A part of Carettochelys insculpta isolate YL-2023 chromosome 1, ASM3395843v1, whole genome shotgun sequence genomic DNA contains:
- the CYB5R3 gene encoding NADH-cytochrome b5 reductase 3, with protein sequence MGAQLSTLGGIVIYPVWLVWSFILRLFGKPRPAITLEDPEVKYPLRLIDKEEVSHDTRRFRFALPTREHVLGLPVGQHIYLSARIDGNLVIRPYTPVSSDDDKGYVDLVVKIYFKGVNPKFPNGGKMSQYLDSLKRGDTIDFRGPSGLLVYKGKGKFAIRAEKKSEPVLKTVKYVGMIAGGTGITPMLQLIRAIMKDKDDHTSCQLLFANQTEQDILLRSELEEVQVQHEDRFKLWYTLDRAPANWEYSEGFVNQDMIRDHLPPPQDDVLILMCGPPPMIQYACIPNLEKLGYTKDMTFCY encoded by the exons CTTGGAGGGATCGTGATATACCCCGTATGGCTAGTCTGGAGCTTCATCCTGAGACTTTTCGGGAAACCCCGTCCTGCAATTACCCTGGAGGACCCTGAAGTGAAATACCCTTTGAGGCTGATTGACAAAGAG GAGGTTAGCCATGACACAAGAAGATTTCGCTTTGCCCTTCCAACTCGAGAGCATGTTCTAGGTCTCCCTGTCG GACAGCATATTTATCTTTCTGCACGGATTGATGGGAATCTGGTTATCAGACCTTATACACCAGTTTCCAGTGATGATGACAAAGGCTATGTGGATCTTGTTGTCAAG atttatttcaaaGGGGTCAATCCAAAGTTCCCTAATGGAGGGAAGATGTCTCAATATTTAGACAGCCTGAAACGAGGGGacaccattgacttcagaggaccTAGTGGGTTACTTGTGTACAAGGGAAAAG GAAAATTTGCTATTCGGGCTGAGAAGAAAtctgaacctgttcttaaaacagtGAAATATGTTGGAATGATTGCAGGTGGAACTG GCATAACTCCTATGCTGCAGCTCATTCGTGCTATAATGAAGGACAAAGATGATCACACCAGTTGTCAACTGCTGTTTGCTAATCAG ACTGAGCAAGATATTCTGTTACGTTCAGAACTGGAGGAAGTTCAGGTTCAGCATGAAGACCGCTTTAAGTTGTGGTATACATTGGACAGAGCACCAGCAA ATTGGGAGTATAGTGAGGGATTTGTGAACCAGGACATGATCCGAGaccacctgcccccacctcaaGATGATGTTCTGATCCTCATGTGTGGCCCTCCTCCAATGATCCAATATGCTTGCATTCCCAACCTGGAAAAATTGGGCTACACCAAGGACATGACATTCTGCTACTAA
- the REP15 gene encoding rab15 effector protein: protein MGQKLSQEYDEKNKVDILIINEVFSQGVVYASQKVKEYLGFDDPQNIFHPATDTLNEIFLVNFISFCIEKGVEERITTSKMTKQQSLLLGIDWIWTLCGADKQTKLQIAVQSLQMAELLPSETGPSKEDVSEDQLFKNKSKFEKLKEFCMLVGQDCLGLFIIFGVPGKPKDIRGVMLDSINKEKRKNHLSGENALRQFVLHTDSFLSTKEMLENCLCKKNGLKEVGNVYINFL, encoded by the coding sequence ATGGGCCAGAAACTCTCACAGGAATATGATGAGAAGAACAAAGTTGACATTCTCATTATAAATGAGGTATTCAGCCAAGGAGTGGTTTATGCATCTCAAAAGGTGAAAGAATATCTTGGATTTGATGATCCTCAGAACATATTCCACCCAGCCACGGATACTTTAAATGAGATCTTTTTGGTTAACTTCATCAGTTTCTGTATTGAAAAAGGAGTGGAGGAGCGTATCACGACCAGCAAGATGACAAAACAACAATCTTTGCTCCTTGGGATCGACTGGATCTGGACTTTATGTGGAGCTGACAAACAAACCAAACTTCAGATTGCCGTGCAGTCTTTGCAAATGGCTGAACTCCTCCCCAGTGAAACTGGGCCAAGCAAGGAAGACGTATCAGAGGACcagcttttcaaaaataaaagcaagtttGAGAAACTGAAAGAGTTCTGCATGCTGGTGGGACAAGATTGTCTGGGCCTCTTCATAATATTTGGTGTGCCAGGAAAGCCAAAAGATATCAGAGGAGTCATGCTAGACAGCATCAACAAAGAGAAACGAAAAAATCACCTGTCAGGTGAGAATGCTTTAAGGCAGTTTGTCTTGCACACTGATAGCTTCCTCTCCACAAAAGAAATGCTTGAAAACTGCCTCTGTAAGAAAAATGGGCTCAAGGAGGTGGGCAATGTGTACATTAACTTTCTTTAA